From one Microbacterium aurum genomic stretch:
- a CDS encoding DUF4190 domain-containing protein, whose product MTDPHIPAAPDAVPGGSDAAATPPLTPPTPGAAPSAPAVPPAPPYAAPAYQPPTYQAPAYPPPAYPGAAPQPGYAPPAGYAAPPAPGYGAPYGYAPARKTNTLAIVSMIAAILGFIWVLPFVGSLAGAIMGHLSLGQIKRTGEGGRGMALTGVILGWIGVAIAVLIGVFFMIAIFYGAANGARYGSA is encoded by the coding sequence ATGACCGACCCCCACATCCCCGCCGCACCGGACGCCGTCCCCGGCGGATCGGATGCCGCCGCCACGCCGCCGCTGACGCCCCCGACCCCCGGGGCGGCACCCTCGGCGCCGGCCGTGCCGCCCGCTCCCCCGTACGCCGCGCCGGCCTACCAGCCGCCGACGTACCAGGCTCCCGCCTACCCGCCGCCCGCCTACCCCGGCGCCGCGCCGCAGCCGGGATACGCCCCTCCGGCCGGCTACGCGGCCCCGCCGGCGCCCGGCTACGGTGCGCCGTACGGCTACGCCCCGGCACGCAAGACGAACACGCTCGCCATCGTGTCGATGATCGCGGCGATCCTCGGCTTCATCTGGGTGCTGCCCTTCGTCGGGTCGCTCGCCGGCGCGATCATGGGTCACCTCTCGCTCGGGCAGATCAAGCGCACCGGCGAAGGCGGTCGCGGCATGGCGCTGACCGGCGTCATCCTGGGCTGGATCGGCGTCGCCATCGCCGTGCTCATCGGCGTCTTCTTCATGATCGCGATCTTCTACGGAGCCGCGAACGGCGCCCGCTACGGCAGCGCCTGA
- a CDS encoding biotin transporter BioY, with translation MSLAVPVRRPVLADLIARPSGRARAVALDAALVVAGAAVVALLAQVEVPLWPVPITGQTLAVVVVGAALGARRGAASLVTYLLAGLAGLPVFAGFTGTVAALAKPSFGFVIGFVFAAFVAGWFAERAWDRRPLLAFAGFVAASAIPFVFGIPYMAFILNVVGGGSFGVGEILQFGLWPFIVGGLVKAALAALLIPAAWAGVRAVDRRNNG, from the coding sequence ATGTCTCTCGCCGTCCCCGTCCGCCGCCCCGTGCTGGCCGACCTCATCGCCCGCCCGTCCGGTCGCGCGCGCGCCGTCGCCCTCGATGCGGCGCTCGTCGTCGCCGGTGCCGCGGTCGTCGCACTGCTCGCTCAGGTCGAGGTGCCGCTGTGGCCGGTCCCCATCACGGGTCAGACGCTCGCCGTCGTCGTGGTCGGCGCCGCCCTCGGCGCACGCCGGGGCGCTGCATCCCTCGTGACCTACCTGCTCGCGGGCCTTGCCGGTCTTCCCGTCTTCGCCGGGTTCACCGGCACGGTCGCCGCGCTGGCGAAGCCGAGCTTCGGGTTCGTCATCGGCTTCGTGTTCGCCGCCTTCGTCGCCGGCTGGTTCGCCGAGCGCGCCTGGGACCGTCGGCCGTTGCTCGCCTTCGCCGGATTCGTCGCCGCCAGCGCGATCCCGTTCGTCTTCGGCATCCCGTACATGGCGTTCATCCTGAACGTCGTCGGCGGCGGCTCGTTCGGTGTCGGCGAGATCCTGCAGTTCGGCCTCTGGCCGTTCATCGTCGGCGGGCTCGTCAAGGCTGCCCTCGCGGCGCTCCTGATCCCGGCCGCGTGGGCGGG
- a CDS encoding DUF3099 domain-containing protein, producing MKNSAAQSATSLPRAPRDDAHTRMTKYFTMMAIRVACFVLMVVVTPYGWYTWLFAVGACFLPYVAVVVANVAAAPAQRAVPPERAIAPAAPPGTAPGPAGVIRIHETDAAPPPSPRQDDP from the coding sequence GTGAAGAACTCTGCTGCTCAGTCTGCGACGTCGTTGCCGCGCGCCCCGCGCGACGACGCACACACGCGCATGACGAAGTACTTCACGATGATGGCGATCCGCGTCGCCTGCTTCGTGCTCATGGTCGTCGTGACCCCCTACGGCTGGTACACCTGGCTGTTCGCCGTCGGGGCGTGCTTCCTGCCGTACGTCGCGGTCGTCGTCGCCAATGTCGCCGCCGCCCCGGCGCAGCGCGCCGTACCTCCCGAGCGCGCGATCGCACCGGCCGCCCCGCCGGGCACCGCCCCCGGACCCGCAGGAGTGATCCGCATCCACGAGACCGACGCCGCCCCGCCGCCCTCGCCACGGCAGGACGACCCGTGA
- a CDS encoding SURF1 family cytochrome oxidase biogenesis protein: protein MNRRTALRWTGYVAVAIAFAIACAFLSNWQFTRNAERERQLGLIAANYDAVPVALRELIPAGGGFDPADQWHPVTLVGEYLTDDTLLARNRAHGGTSAFEVLVPFRTVDGDVFLVDRGWVPPGDDQPEPDAIPAAPTGQVTVVARLKPGEPLPNSGRSAPEGQVPTINLPLIAQATGQDSMVTSAYGLMVSEDPAPRAAPNPLESPSDDPGPHLSYAIQWILFAVMGFVFIWYMIRTELRHRREDAEDAAAADAAAPASPGIAVADADAAAVPAASPRPRRRREGRKRDRDMVDEDALLDELTPR, encoded by the coding sequence GTGAACCGTCGCACCGCGCTGCGGTGGACCGGCTACGTCGCCGTGGCCATCGCGTTCGCCATCGCCTGCGCCTTCCTGTCGAACTGGCAGTTCACGCGCAACGCCGAGCGGGAACGTCAGCTGGGCCTCATCGCCGCCAACTACGACGCGGTGCCCGTCGCACTGCGCGAGCTGATCCCGGCCGGCGGCGGGTTCGATCCGGCCGACCAGTGGCACCCCGTCACCCTCGTCGGCGAGTACCTGACGGACGACACCCTCCTCGCGCGCAACCGCGCTCACGGCGGCACGAGCGCCTTCGAGGTGCTCGTGCCGTTCCGCACGGTCGACGGCGACGTGTTCCTCGTCGACCGCGGCTGGGTGCCGCCGGGCGACGATCAGCCCGAGCCCGATGCGATCCCCGCGGCGCCGACGGGGCAGGTCACCGTCGTCGCACGGCTGAAGCCGGGCGAGCCGCTGCCGAACTCCGGCCGTTCGGCGCCTGAGGGCCAGGTGCCGACCATCAATCTGCCGCTGATCGCCCAGGCGACCGGCCAGGACAGCATGGTCACGAGCGCCTACGGCCTCATGGTCTCGGAGGATCCCGCACCCAGGGCTGCGCCGAACCCGCTCGAGTCGCCGTCGGATGACCCCGGGCCGCACCTGTCGTATGCGATCCAGTGGATCCTCTTCGCCGTCATGGGGTTCGTGTTCATCTGGTACATGATCCGCACCGAGCTCCGGCATCGCCGCGAGGACGCGGAGGACGCGGCCGCCGCCGACGCCGCGGCTCCGGCGTCCCCCGGGATCGCGGTGGCGGATGCCGACGCCGCAGCGGTGCCGGCGGCATCCCCTCGCCCGCGGCGACGCCGCGAAGGCCGCAAGCGCGACCGCGACATGGTGGACGAGGACGCGCTGCTCGACGAGCTCACGCCGCGCTGA
- a CDS encoding ABC-F family ATP-binding cassette domain-containing protein, with the protein MLAVHDLEIRVGARTLMADVSFRVSDGDKIGLVGRNGAGKTTLTKVLAGDLIPADGKIERSGELGYLPQDPRSGDPEMLARTRILDARGLGTLALQMHEASLQMGDADEKVAAKAMRRYGNLMERFEALGGYAAESEAASIAHNLSLPDRILDQPLKTLSGGQRRRIELARILFSDAQTMILDEPTNHLDADSVVWLREFLKNYKGGLIVISHDVELVGETVNRVFYLDAMRQVIDVYNMNWKNYLRQRVADEERRKKERANIEKKATALKLQAARFGAKASKAAAAHQMVARAEKMLSGLEEVRQEDRVAKLRFPKPAPCGKTPLMAKNLSKSYGSLEIFTDVDLAIDRGSKVVVLGLNGAGKTTLLRILAGVDKPDTGILEPGHGLKIGYYAQEHENLDVSRSVLENMMSAAPDITATEARKVLGSFLFTGDDVLKPAGVLSGGEKTRLSLATLVVSSANMLLLDEPTNNLDPASREEILGALAHYEGAVVLVSHDSGAVQALNPERVLILPDGVEDIWGRDYVDLIELA; encoded by the coding sequence GTGCTCGCCGTGCACGACCTCGAGATCCGCGTGGGCGCCCGCACGCTCATGGCCGACGTGTCGTTCCGCGTGTCCGACGGCGACAAGATCGGCCTCGTCGGGCGCAACGGCGCCGGCAAGACGACGCTCACGAAGGTGCTCGCGGGCGATCTCATCCCCGCCGACGGCAAGATCGAACGCTCCGGCGAGCTCGGCTACCTCCCGCAGGACCCGCGTTCGGGCGATCCCGAGATGCTCGCTCGCACGCGCATCCTCGACGCCCGCGGTCTCGGCACCCTGGCGTTGCAGATGCACGAGGCGTCGCTGCAGATGGGGGATGCCGACGAGAAGGTCGCCGCGAAGGCGATGCGTCGCTACGGCAACCTCATGGAGCGCTTCGAAGCGCTCGGCGGCTATGCGGCCGAGTCCGAGGCGGCATCCATCGCGCACAACCTGTCGCTGCCGGACCGCATCCTCGACCAGCCGCTGAAGACCCTGTCGGGTGGTCAGCGCCGCCGCATCGAGCTCGCCCGCATCCTGTTCTCGGACGCGCAGACGATGATCCTCGACGAGCCCACCAACCACCTCGACGCCGACAGTGTCGTGTGGCTGCGGGAGTTCCTCAAGAACTACAAGGGCGGGCTGATCGTCATCAGCCACGACGTCGAGCTCGTCGGCGAGACCGTCAACCGCGTCTTCTACCTCGACGCGATGCGCCAGGTCATCGACGTCTACAACATGAACTGGAAGAACTACCTGCGTCAGCGGGTGGCCGACGAGGAGCGCCGCAAGAAGGAGCGCGCCAACATCGAGAAGAAGGCCACGGCGCTGAAGCTGCAGGCCGCGCGCTTCGGCGCGAAGGCCTCGAAGGCCGCCGCCGCGCACCAGATGGTCGCGCGCGCCGAGAAGATGCTCTCGGGCCTCGAGGAGGTGCGCCAGGAGGACCGCGTCGCGAAGCTGCGGTTCCCCAAGCCCGCACCGTGCGGCAAGACCCCGCTCATGGCGAAGAACCTGTCGAAGTCGTACGGATCGCTGGAGATCTTCACCGACGTCGACCTCGCGATCGACCGCGGCTCGAAGGTCGTCGTCCTCGGCTTGAACGGCGCCGGCAAGACGACGCTGCTGCGCATTCTCGCCGGCGTCGACAAGCCCGACACCGGCATCCTCGAGCCCGGGCACGGCCTGAAGATCGGGTACTACGCGCAGGAGCACGAGAACCTCGACGTCAGCCGCTCGGTCCTCGAGAACATGATGTCGGCCGCGCCCGACATCACCGCCACCGAGGCGCGCAAGGTGCTCGGCTCGTTCCTGTTCACCGGCGATGACGTGCTGAAGCCCGCCGGTGTGCTCTCCGGCGGTGAGAAGACGCGCCTGTCACTCGCGACCCTCGTCGTCTCGAGCGCGAACATGCTGCTGCTCGACGAGCCGACGAACAACCTCGACCCGGCGTCCCGCGAGGAGATCCTCGGCGCGCTCGCGCATTACGAGGGCGCCGTGGTGCTCGTCTCGCACGACTCCGGCGCCGTGCAGGCGCTGAACCCCGAGCGCGTGCTCATCCTGCCCGACGGCGTCGAGGACATCTGGGGTCGCGACTACGTCGACCTGATTGAACTGGCGTGA